From the Primulina tabacum isolate GXHZ01 chromosome 15, ASM2559414v2, whole genome shotgun sequence genome, one window contains:
- the LOC142527980 gene encoding LOW QUALITY PROTEIN: uncharacterized protein LOC142527980 (The sequence of the model RefSeq protein was modified relative to this genomic sequence to represent the inferred CDS: deleted 2 bases in 2 codons) — translation MVLFIFCTLTFFSLVDSSVSSSIVSDFQALIALKQGFQFSNLAISTWNSSNPTLVCSWSGITCLDDRVISLDISNLGLYGSVSPEISSLDKLVELSIDGNNFTGEIKIEKMSSLSFLNISNNQFSGSLDWNFSSLANLQVIDAYNNNFSAYLPEGVLSLKSLKHLELGGNYFQGEIPVSYGNLIELEYLSLAGNDLQGKIPRELGNLTNLREIYLGYYNIYDGGIPKEFGKLVNLVHMDLSSCQLHGSIPSEVGNLKSLDTIFLHVNLLSGPIPKQLGNLTRLVNLDLSVNAFTGEIPYDLINLKQIKLLNLFMNRLHGSIPGFVADYPELETLAIWMNNFTGVIPTNLGQNQRLQDLDLSSNKITGTIPKDLCSSKQLRILILQKNYLFGSIPEELGMCTSLVRVRLGYNYLNGSIPSGFIYLPELNFLELQSNMLSGFLSESSNSSTNQTKLGQINLSNNQISGILPLSLSKFPSLQILLLSGNNFSGPIPPSVGELHQVVRVDLSGNSLAGKIPHEIGNCLHLNYLDLSNNNLSGAIPEEICYIRILNYLNLSRNHLNEAVPQSIGSMKSLTTADFSFNNLSGKLPESGQFLVFNASAFMGNPELCGSLLNNPCSFATITSPPRRSSNSFKLIFALGLLMCSLVFAIAVIIKAKTFKRSGSNSWKMTAFQKLDFTVSDILECVKDGNVIGRGGAGIVYHAKMPNGVEIAVKKLLGLNSINSHDHGFKAEIQTLGNIRHRNIVKLLAFCSNKDTNLLVYEYMRNGSLGEALHGKKGGLLNWNLRYNIALDSAKGLCYLHHDCSPLILHRDVKSNNILLNSRFEAHVADFGLARYLVDGGVSQCMSAIAGSYGYIAPEYAYTLRVDEKSDVYSYGVVLLELVTGRRPVGEFGEGVDIVQWIKCSTNFCREEVTRIIDPRLTVVPKDEAMHLFFVAMLCTQENSVERPTMREVVQMLSEFPRDSPDLQSSASGSGYQLQQKKNPDEKIPHDLLV, via the exons ATGGTGCTTTTTATCTTCTGCACACTCACATTTTTCTCCCTCGTGGACAGTTCTGTTTCTTCATCTATTGTTTCCGATTTTCAGGCTTTAATCGCACTGAAACAAGGATTTCAGTTCTCCAATTTGGCTATAAGCACTTGGAATTCTTCTAATCCCACCTTGGTTTGTTCTTGGAGTGGAATCACATGCCTCGATGATAGAGTAATATCTCTTGATATATCGAACCTTGGTCTGTATGGCTCTGTTTCCCCTGAAATTTCAAGTCTTGACAAGCTGGTAGAGCTGTCAATTGATGGAAACAACTTCACAGGTGAAATCAAGATAGAAAAAATGAGCAGCCTTTCTTTTCTCAACATATCCAATAATCAGTTTAGTGGGTCTTTGGATTGGAATTTTTCTAGCCTTGCCAATTTACAAGTGATTgatgcatataacaacaatttCTCTGCTTATCTTCCAGAAGGAGTATTGAGTTTGAAGAGTCTCAAGCACTTGGAATTAGGAGGAAACTATTTCCAAGGTGAAATCCCTGTAAGTTACGGGAATTTAATTGAACTGGAGTATTTGTCATTGGCAGGAAATGATCTTCAAGGGAAAATTCCAAGGGAACTGGGAAATCTTACTAATTTGAGGGAGATCTACTTGGGATATTACAACATTTATGACGGTGGAATTCCAAAGGAATTCGGGAAGTTGGTGAATCTAGTTCACATGGATCTTTCAAGTTGTCAATTACATGGTTCAATCCCTTCAGAGGTGGGGAATTTAAAGTCGCTGGACACTATCTTTCTGCATGTAAATCTACTATCGGGGCCGATCCCAAAGCAATTAGGTAACTTGACAAGACTTGTAAATCTTGATCTTTCTGTCAACGCATTCACAGGAGAAATCCCATACGATCTTATCAACCTCAAGCAAATCAAGCTTCTCAATCTGTTCATGAATAGATTGCACGGCTCAATACCAGGATTTGTTGCTGATTATCCGGAGTTAGAAACTCTTGCGATCTGGATGAACAATTTCACAGGCGTTATCCCAACGAACCTTGGCCAAAATCAGAGGCTGCAGGACCTGGACTTGTCTTCAAACAAGATCACTGGTACAATCCCTAAAGACTTGTGTTCCTCAAAACAGCTTCGAATTCTAATACTTCAAAAAAATTACCTCTTTGGCTCAATACCAGAGGAATTGGGCATGTGCACAAGTCTGGTTAGGGTGAGGTTGGGGTATAACTACTTGAATGGAAGCATACCAAGTGGCTTTATTTACTTGCCTGAActaaattttcttgaattgcaGAGCAATATGTTGTCTGGATTCTTGTCTGAGAGTAGTAACAGTTCGACAAACCAAACTAAATTGGGCCAGATAAACCTATCAAACAATCAGATTTCAGGAATTTTGCCATTATCCCTTTCAAAATTTCCTTCCTTACAGATACTTTTGCTAAGTGGAAACAATTTTTCTGGTCCAATCCCTCCTTCAGTTGGTGAACTCCACCAAGTAGTACGAGTTGATCTTAGTGGAAATTCACTTGCTGGCAAAATCCCACATGAAATAGGCAACTGTCTCCATCTCAATTATTTAGATTTGAGCAACAACAATTTATCTGGCGCAATCCCAGAAGAAATTTGCTATATTCGAATCTTGAATTACTTGAACCTGTCAAGAAACCACTTGAATGAAGCCGTGCCCCAATCCATTGGCTCGATGAAAAGCCTTACAACAGCGGACTTCTCATTCAACAATCTCTCTGGAAAACTACCCGAATCAGGGCAATTTTTAGTCTTCAATGCTTCGGCATTCATGGGGAACCCTGAACTGTGTGGATCCTTATTGAACAACCCCTGCAGCTTTGCAACAATAACTAGTCCACCTAGAAGATCAAGCAATTCCTTTAAACTAATCTTTGCCCTTGGCCTGTTAATGTGCTCTTTAGTCTTTGCCATAGCAGTTATCATCAAGGCCAAAACATTCAAGAGAAGTGGCTCAAATTCTTGGAAAATGACCGCCTTCCAAAAGCTTGATTTCACAGTTTCTGACATCCTGGAGTGCGTCAAAGATGGGAATGTGATAGGCAGAGGAGGAGCCGGGATCGTTTACCACGCCAAAATGCCTAATGGAGTTGAAATCGCTGTCAAGAAACTGCTAGGATTAAACAGCATTAACAGCCATGATCATGGCTTCAAAGCTGAGATTCAAACACTAGGCAACATCAGGCACAGAAACATAGTAAAACTCCTGGCATTTTGTTCCAACAAGGATACAAATCTTCTTGTGTATGAATACATGAGAAATGGCAGC TTAGGGGAGGCATTGCACGGGAAAAAGGGTGGACTCTTGAACTGGAACTTGAGGTACAATATTGCACTGGATTCTGCCAAAGGGCTGTGCTATCTTCACCATGATTGCTCGCCTTTGATCCTGCACAGAGATGTCAAGTCAAACAACATATTATTAAATTCAAGATTTGAAGCACATGTTGCGGATTTTGGTTTGGCCAGATACTTGGTGGATGGAGGTGTCTCTCAGTGCATGTCAGCAATTGCAGGATCTTATGGTTACATTGCTCCAG AATACGCTTACACGTTGAGAGTTGACGAGAAGAGCGACGTCTACAGCTATGGAGTAGTCCTCCTCGAACTCGTCACCGGGCGGCGGCCGGTTGGAGAGTTCGGCGAAGGAGTGGACATTGTACAGTGGATAAAGTGTTCGACGAATTTCTGCAGAGAAGAAGTCACTCGAATCATCGACCCTCGGCTGACCGTCGTCCCCAAGGATGAAGCCATGCACTTGTTCTTCGTCGCAATGCTATGTACCCAAGAAAACAGCGTCGAGCGGCCCACCATGAGGGAGGTAGTGCAGATGCTGTCTGAATTCCCCCGC GATTCGCCTGACCTTCAATCTTCTGCATCGGGAAGTGGGTATCAGTTACAGCAGAAGAAGAATCCTGATGAGAAAATTCCACATGATCTTCTTGTGTAA